A section of the Metabacillus endolithicus genome encodes:
- a CDS encoding spore germination protein: protein MNHRQLYQNQDAPEEAVDTTVLRDIKKNIDILKKQFDKCSDVKFRPLMVGKNDAYIIFVDGLIDAKSIEFHALKQLLVDLPDDNLTAEYLEKNIVSVNQVVESNKLSDLVKQVLHGSSILLVDQLDKALVLDAKGGTSRSVAEPDTESVVRGPREGFTENLGVNTALVRQKIRSKELKLVSKEVGTQTNTTIAIMYMENLAPPELIEEVLSRIDRIEIDAVLESGYIEELIEDSPASFFPQIQNTERPDTVAANLLEGRVSILVNGTPFALILPVSFWQFIQSSEDYYQRFHISIFLRILRVTLLFLALLLPAFYIAITTFHQDMIPTNLLFSIAASREAIPFPVLVEAFIMEMAFEALREAGIRLPKVIGQAVSILGALVIGQAAVEAGIVSAPMVIIVSLTGIASFTVPRFNMAISIRLLRFPMMILAGVFGLFGVVIGSIILLTHLNKLRSFGVPYFHPLGPLKWSELKDVFIRVPWWDMDQRPEQFTGQNVVREEKNLKPSPKNN from the coding sequence ATGAACCATAGACAACTCTATCAAAACCAAGACGCACCTGAAGAAGCTGTAGATACTACCGTACTAAGAGATATAAAAAAGAATATTGATATTTTGAAAAAACAATTTGATAAATGCTCTGATGTGAAGTTTAGACCTTTAATGGTTGGGAAAAATGATGCTTATATAATTTTTGTAGACGGGTTAATTGATGCAAAAAGTATTGAATTTCATGCGTTAAAGCAATTATTAGTAGACTTACCTGATGATAATTTAACAGCTGAATATTTAGAAAAGAATATTGTATCTGTGAACCAAGTGGTTGAATCGAATAAGCTTTCTGATTTGGTAAAGCAGGTTTTACATGGGAGTTCAATTTTACTTGTTGATCAACTTGATAAAGCATTGGTTCTTGATGCAAAAGGTGGCACAAGTAGAAGTGTGGCTGAACCTGATACGGAATCTGTTGTTCGCGGGCCACGTGAAGGATTTACTGAAAATCTTGGTGTGAATACTGCATTAGTTAGACAAAAGATTAGGTCAAAAGAACTGAAGCTCGTCTCGAAAGAGGTAGGTACTCAAACAAACACAACCATTGCCATTATGTATATGGAAAACCTTGCACCACCTGAATTAATTGAAGAAGTGTTATCAAGAATTGACCGAATTGAAATAGATGCTGTCTTGGAAAGTGGTTATATCGAAGAATTAATTGAGGATAGTCCAGCAAGCTTTTTTCCGCAAATTCAGAATACTGAACGACCTGATACTGTTGCTGCCAATTTACTTGAAGGAAGAGTTTCCATTTTAGTTAATGGAACGCCATTTGCACTCATTTTACCGGTCAGCTTTTGGCAATTTATTCAGTCAAGTGAAGATTACTATCAAAGATTTCATATTTCTATCTTTTTAAGGATATTAAGGGTTACCCTACTATTTCTAGCTTTATTACTTCCGGCTTTTTATATAGCCATTACAACTTTTCATCAGGATATGATTCCAACTAATTTGTTGTTTAGTATTGCAGCAAGCAGGGAAGCAATTCCGTTTCCAGTTCTTGTAGAGGCTTTCATTATGGAGATGGCATTTGAAGCATTGCGTGAGGCAGGCATTCGTTTGCCAAAGGTAATCGGACAGGCTGTTAGTATACTTGGTGCTCTTGTTATAGGTCAAGCAGCAGTTGAAGCAGGGATTGTTTCGGCACCAATGGTTATTATCGTTTCATTAACAGGTATTGCCTCTTTTACAGTCCCGAGGTTTAATATGGCGATTTCCATTAGGCTTTTACGGTTCCCGATGATGATTTTGGCAGGAGTGTTTGGACTTTTTGGTGTTGTAATTGGTTCAATTATTTTGTTAACCCATCTAAACAAATTACGTTCATTTGGAGTTCCCTATTTTCATCCGCTTGGTCCCCTTAAATGGAGTGAGCTAAAAGATGTATTTATACGTGTTCCTTGGTGGGATATGGATCAGCGCCCAGAACAATTCACAGGTCAAAATGTAGTAAGAGAGGAAAAGAACTTGAAGCCTTCACCGAAGAACAATTAA
- a CDS encoding Ger(x)C family spore germination C-terminal domain-containing protein: protein MAKMGVGLTVKGLMVDIERPGKDSFVPVVETATTQNAESEDKKEEIKLDGFGILSDDKLKFFTTAQETLGLLWIINEAAGNNYTFKVGEKDEINVRIQESKINPSYNKHDQKPSFSLKLDVKAKMMQNEPALNLDDEDIYESVKTEMEKQIKEEVLALLDHSHKEGSDIYGFGWYLYRHEHSQWEDWKDDWESFLEELDIKVDVEAEIKKTINPGIKIGE from the coding sequence ATGGCGAAAATGGGTGTGGGGCTAACAGTGAAAGGTCTGATGGTAGATATTGAGAGACCTGGAAAGGATTCATTTGTACCAGTGGTTGAAACCGCAACAACGCAAAATGCTGAATCAGAGGATAAAAAGGAAGAAATAAAGTTAGATGGATTTGGAATATTGAGTGATGATAAACTGAAATTTTTTACAACAGCTCAAGAAACCTTAGGTTTACTTTGGATCATTAACGAAGCGGCAGGAAATAATTATACATTTAAGGTTGGAGAGAAAGATGAAATAAATGTAAGAATTCAAGAATCTAAAATAAATCCATCATATAACAAACATGACCAAAAGCCATCCTTTTCATTAAAACTAGACGTTAAGGCGAAGATGATGCAAAATGAGCCCGCTCTTAACTTAGATGATGAAGACATTTATGAATCTGTCAAAACAGAGATGGAAAAGCAAATAAAAGAAGAGGTTTTAGCTCTTTTAGATCATTCGCATAAAGAAGGTAGTGACATATACGGTTTTGGTTGGTATTTATATCGTCATGAGCATAGTCAATGGGAAGACTGGAAAGATGACTGGGAGTCCTTCCTTGAGGAGCTTGATATAAAAGTTGATGTGGAGGCTGAGATTAAAAAAACAATTAATCCTGGAATTAAAATAGGGGAGTAG
- a CDS encoding GerAB/ArcD/ProY family transporter yields MKHNISVFQFALIIANTLITSALITLPQIMTQLSEQNTWLVPLITYPLFLLILFLCFHGDINLTRENPKSRLNKLFTVTIGIFLLTSYLRDLRAFIDYISSYLLPNTPIEVISIVLSLTLLYISASGLEVIARITVIQFVVLAVLILILPILTVNEIDITNVAPIINQDEMFNMMKSSFIFFPWMGEAFIALYLAGFIGKKKDLNRGAMLGVSLGFLLFFVLTFTNIAVLGEQIVSDATYPNIIMIQEINITDFLDRIDLIIVIIWMPTLLSKLALTLYCIHKTLFQLKGKGSSQLLSPLSLFLGILAIVLFETNIQHLEYSFYTWTTVGILLEMIILILFVVMKIMRHVKEKKRIIVLNHIKALSLMQGRSFLKLNFFRFFENSF; encoded by the coding sequence ATGAAGCATAATATTTCTGTATTTCAGTTTGCGTTAATTATTGCAAATACACTTATTACTTCTGCTTTAATCACTTTGCCACAAATAATGACGCAGCTTTCAGAACAAAATACATGGTTAGTTCCACTTATAACGTATCCATTATTTTTATTGATTTTATTTCTATGCTTTCATGGGGATATAAATTTGACTCGTGAAAATCCTAAGTCACGGTTGAATAAGCTTTTTACAGTTACCATAGGTATATTCCTTCTAACCAGTTATTTAAGGGACTTAAGGGCATTTATTGACTATATTTCGTCTTATTTACTACCGAACACCCCGATTGAGGTTATCTCAATTGTATTGTCACTAACCTTATTGTATATAAGTGCATCTGGTTTAGAAGTGATTGCTAGAATAACGGTCATTCAGTTTGTTGTATTAGCTGTGCTTATTCTTATATTGCCTATTTTAACTGTCAATGAAATTGATATAACGAATGTGGCACCAATCATAAATCAAGATGAAATGTTTAATATGATGAAGTCTTCTTTTATTTTTTTTCCATGGATGGGGGAGGCTTTTATTGCATTATATTTAGCAGGTTTTATAGGAAAGAAAAAAGATTTGAACAGAGGAGCTATGTTAGGGGTTAGTTTAGGGTTTTTATTGTTCTTTGTTTTAACATTTACAAACATTGCAGTACTAGGTGAACAAATAGTATCCGATGCTACATACCCTAACATAATCATGATTCAGGAAATAAATATTACCGATTTTCTTGATCGTATAGACTTAATCATTGTCATCATCTGGATGCCAACATTGCTCAGTAAATTAGCTCTAACATTATATTGTATACACAAAACGTTATTTCAATTAAAGGGTAAGGGCTCTTCTCAGTTGCTTTCGCCTCTTAGTCTGTTTTTGGGAATACTTGCGATTGTTTTATTCGAAACAAATATCCAACATTTGGAATATTCCTTTTATACATGGACAACCGTTGGAATTCTATTAGAAATGATTATTCTTATCCTTTTTGTGGTGATGAAGATAATGCGACATGTAAAAGAAAAAAAGCGGATAATCGTTCTAAATCACATTAAAGCTCTTTCTCTAATGCAGGGAAGGAGCTTTTTAAAGTTAAATTTTTTTAGATTTTTTGAAAATTCTTTTTGA
- the uraD gene encoding 2-oxo-4-hydroxy-4-carboxy-5-ureidoimidazoline decarboxylase has protein sequence MVSIKQLSDVSYSEFIHILKDIFEHSPWVPERTWNYRPFSSIEDLHGKMAGRVNEASDEEKLRLIRAHPNLGTRLAMSNSSVQEQASAGLSDLTAEEYENFSQLNKQYMEKFGFPFIMAVKGRTKGEIYECMEKRIAHGVKDEFETALAEIEKIALFRLCEIIQNEE, from the coding sequence GTGGTTTCAATAAAACAACTTAGTGATGTTAGTTACTCGGAGTTTATTCACATTTTAAAAGATATCTTTGAACATTCTCCTTGGGTACCTGAACGAACATGGAATTACAGACCTTTTTCTTCAATAGAAGACTTACATGGAAAGATGGCTGGTAGAGTAAATGAAGCATCTGATGAAGAAAAGCTGCGGTTGATCCGTGCGCATCCAAATTTAGGGACACGACTAGCGATGAGTAATTCTTCAGTACAAGAACAGGCTAGCGCAGGGTTAAGTGACCTTACAGCAGAAGAATATGAAAATTTTTCTCAGTTAAACAAGCAGTACATGGAGAAGTTTGGATTTCCGTTTATTATGGCGGTAAAAGGACGAACAAAAGGTGAAATATATGAATGTATGGAAAAAAGAATAGCACACGGAGTGAAGGATGAGTTTGAAACAGCTTTAGCAGAAATAGAAAAAATAGCTCTTTTTCGTTTGTGTGAAATAATTCAAAATGAGGAGTGA
- the pucL gene encoding factor-independent urate hydroxylase: MGKERFVSYGKGDVFAYRTFLKPLVGVKQIPESHFTERSNIVFGVNVKVEVGGKKLLPSFTEGDNRLVVATDSMKNFIQRHLGSYQGSTIEGFIQYVGEEFLKKYEHVDTIKLIGEEVPFETSTRLSVNGLVESDVVFKHSRNEKAVAQIEMVRTQSGVEVVEQNSGILDLQLIKVRGNSFIGFIRDEYTTLPEDNNRPLFIYLNIGWEYEDLENSTGVVPNLYVCAEQVKDIASSVFHELETPSIQYLIYLIGCRVLERFPQLKEVNFQSQNHTWDSVVEDIPNSEGKVYTEPRPPYGFQRFSVTKEDLQQNKEYADTNNLFK; the protein is encoded by the coding sequence ATGGGAAAAGAACGTTTTGTATCGTATGGAAAAGGTGATGTATTTGCATATCGTACATTTTTGAAGCCCTTGGTTGGAGTAAAACAAATTCCAGAATCTCATTTTACAGAAAGAAGCAATATTGTTTTCGGGGTAAATGTAAAAGTAGAGGTTGGTGGTAAAAAATTGCTTCCTTCATTTACAGAAGGAGATAATCGTCTTGTAGTTGCAACAGATTCTATGAAAAATTTTATTCAAAGACACTTGGGTAGCTATCAAGGGTCCACAATTGAAGGATTTATTCAATATGTTGGTGAAGAGTTTTTAAAGAAATACGAACATGTTGATACAATTAAATTAATCGGTGAAGAAGTTCCATTTGAGACTTCAACAAGACTTTCAGTTAATGGTCTAGTTGAAAGTGACGTAGTGTTTAAGCATTCCCGGAATGAAAAGGCTGTTGCTCAAATAGAGATGGTTCGAACTCAAAGTGGAGTTGAAGTTGTTGAACAGAATAGCGGGATTTTAGATTTGCAGTTAATTAAAGTGAGAGGGAATTCATTTATTGGATTTATCAGGGATGAGTATACAACATTACCGGAAGATAACAATCGACCGCTATTTATCTATTTAAATATCGGGTGGGAATATGAGGACTTAGAGAATTCAACAGGAGTTGTACCAAACCTTTATGTTTGTGCAGAACAGGTAAAGGATATTGCATCATCTGTTTTCCATGAACTTGAAACACCGTCTATTCAATATTTGATCTATTTAATTGGCTGTCGAGTGCTGGAAAGATTCCCGCAATTAAAAGAAGTTAATTTTCAATCGCAAAACCATACTTGGGATTCAGTGGTGGAAGATATTCCAAATTCAGAAGGGAAAGTTTATACAGAACCACGCCCTCCTTACGGCTTCCAACGATTTTCAGTTACAAAAGAAGATCTGCAACAAAATAAAGAATATGCCGATACAAACAATCTTTTTAAATAA
- the uraH gene encoding hydroxyisourate hydrolase, with amino-acid sequence MVGLTTHILDLTHGTPAAGVDIQLMRIVDSTHTLLKTSITNEDGRLNEPLLSGEEMVVGEYELLFFIGDYFRGMEVTLSEPAFLNKISVRFGISDVDSHYHVPLLVSPWGYQVYRGS; translated from the coding sequence ATGGTAGGACTGACAACACATATATTGGATTTAACACATGGAACACCGGCTGCGGGTGTGGACATTCAGTTAATGAGGATCGTTGATTCAACACATACTTTACTAAAAACATCTATCACAAATGAAGATGGTCGCTTAAATGAACCGCTTTTATCTGGTGAAGAAATGGTGGTAGGTGAATATGAGTTACTATTTTTTATCGGGGACTATTTTAGGGGTATGGAAGTTACGTTATCAGAACCTGCATTTTTAAACAAAATATCCGTACGGTTTGGAATATCAGATGTTGATTCGCATTATCATGTGCCGTTGCTCGTATCTCCTTGGGGGTATCAAGTTTACAGAGGAAGTTAA
- a CDS encoding PAS domain S-box protein yields the protein MNNINVHNDEGIDNLRKENEQLKLEIEYLTHELTASKESRARESDKSDIRFKRLFNHLTDAVYYFKIYDDGSAGNFIEVNETACQRLGYSREEMLALSPKDIDGLEAEEIKPIIDDVYDNDSTTFETVHVRKDGGRIPVEIKTHRFVVEGEMYLLSVCRDITERKNSEREIREAKEQFENIVESSTNGITILQDGKWVFANKAALTLFDAKTKEELLGRSIYDMLHPEFHMECKEIVKKGGIHPRLYRVWTTLRGKEVHTEVVSIPTTFQGKDANELIIQDITEQKKSDSMMIQAEKMNVVGQLAAGIAHEIRNPLTALKGFVQLFRSGTIPNEMFLNIMEAELERIDVISSEFLTLAQPANTDFNTVDMRDLVSNVIDLLDTEAFKKSISFVVENNVKETDVNGISSQLKQVFINLIKNAIEVMQNEGTITITFKNHEGFILISVHDEGVGMSEEQLKRLGEPFFTTKQNGTGLGLMVTYRIINQHNGEVNVESKVNAGTTFTVKLPLIAKVD from the coding sequence TTGAATAATATAAATGTTCATAACGATGAGGGAATAGATAATCTTAGGAAAGAAAATGAACAATTAAAGTTGGAAATTGAGTATTTAACGCATGAGCTAACTGCCTCTAAGGAAAGCAGAGCTCGAGAATCAGATAAAAGTGATATAAGGTTCAAACGATTATTTAATCACCTTACTGATGCTGTTTACTATTTTAAGATTTATGACGATGGAAGTGCGGGTAATTTTATTGAAGTGAATGAAACTGCTTGTCAACGATTAGGGTACTCCCGAGAAGAAATGCTTGCTTTATCACCAAAGGATATTGATGGGCTTGAGGCAGAGGAAATAAAGCCTATTATTGACGATGTATACGATAACGACTCAACTACTTTTGAAACCGTTCATGTTCGTAAAGATGGGGGTAGAATTCCTGTTGAAATTAAGACTCATAGGTTTGTGGTAGAGGGGGAGATGTATCTACTTTCAGTTTGTCGTGATATTACTGAAAGAAAAAATTCAGAAAGAGAGATTCGAGAGGCGAAGGAACAGTTTGAAAATATCGTGGAATCTTCTACGAACGGAATTACAATCCTGCAAGATGGAAAATGGGTATTTGCGAATAAGGCGGCCCTAACTCTTTTTGATGCTAAAACGAAGGAAGAGCTACTAGGGAGAAGTATTTATGATATGTTGCATCCGGAGTTTCATATGGAATGTAAGGAGATTGTAAAGAAAGGTGGAATTCACCCTAGGCTTTATCGTGTTTGGACTACTCTACGCGGGAAAGAAGTACATACGGAAGTGGTATCAATTCCTACAACCTTTCAGGGGAAAGACGCCAATGAGTTAATCATTCAAGATATAACGGAACAGAAAAAATCAGATTCAATGATGATTCAGGCAGAAAAAATGAATGTGGTAGGGCAACTAGCAGCTGGAATTGCGCATGAAATAAGAAATCCTTTAACTGCTTTAAAAGGTTTTGTTCAATTATTTCGCTCAGGAACGATACCGAATGAAATGTTTTTAAATATTATGGAGGCTGAGTTGGAACGGATAGATGTTATCTCGAGTGAGTTTCTAACGCTAGCTCAACCTGCAAATACTGATTTTAATACTGTTGATATGAGAGATTTAGTGAGTAATGTGATCGATTTATTGGATACGGAAGCTTTCAAAAAGTCAATATCTTTTGTTGTTGAAAATAACGTTAAAGAAACAGATGTTAATGGAATTAGTTCACAACTAAAGCAAGTGTTCATTAATTTGATTAAAAACGCAATTGAAGTGATGCAAAACGAGGGGACTATAACCATTACGTTTAAAAATCATGAAGGATTTATTCTTATCTCTGTACATGATGAAGGTGTAGGGATGAGTGAAGAGCAGCTAAAGCGGTTGGGAGAACCATTTTTCACAACAAAACAAAATGGTACAGGACTAGGCCTTATGGTTACTTATCGAATTATTAATCAGCATAATGGGGAAGTGAATGTTGAGAGTAAAGTTAACGCAGGGACAACTTTTACAGTGAAATTACCGCTGATTGCTAAGGTAGACTGA
- a CDS encoding PucR family transcriptional regulator, whose product MRLIDLLSLSVFHGAKLLGGQQGTDREVNTVNMMDAPDIIHFLKKDELLVTTAFHFKDDPQALLELIKEMEKQGCAGLGIKTKRFLQEIPRDVIILANKLNIPLLELPVDTSLGDIVNKSLSHILEIRTNELHHAMDAHQQFTNQIMNGQDIHKILDNLSSLIDSPVFLVNDHLLPLTKLNWQTDIYLYLDTIANEYLFHLSKASYTAFSLLNNNKDTVTIFPVYTHRQSNYLCVLGNIPPTDRSTILTIEQATNVISFELMKEHALKQMTRRLQNEFFSNFINDAFSTQEEIISRGKEFGLIEDQRYLCAVGQIDDDDKDKSYLQFQSEKELIYDTIEYELQNFEEKIHLFSNEQFYIFLLELNGARKEYEDYFVQLLEKLQMRIGIHFKENLSFGISMYAEELTHVTVSYKEATEALYFGRMSGKKQFIEIYQPKEVPEILRMVPYDHLKKFYDDTFQAFANESKKDHQVLLHTLSVYLETHCQLSETAKKLYVHRNTVIYRLEKCEEMIGRSLKEPDETLRLRLAFRIKALIYGATKN is encoded by the coding sequence ATGAGATTAATTGATTTACTGAGTCTTTCTGTTTTTCACGGAGCAAAATTACTAGGTGGGCAACAAGGAACTGATCGTGAAGTGAACACAGTTAATATGATGGATGCACCTGACATTATTCACTTTTTAAAAAAAGACGAACTTCTTGTTACAACAGCCTTTCATTTTAAAGATGACCCTCAGGCATTGCTAGAACTTATTAAGGAAATGGAGAAGCAAGGATGTGCAGGATTAGGGATTAAAACGAAGCGTTTTTTACAGGAGATTCCTAGAGATGTGATCATTCTCGCTAACAAGCTTAATATTCCGTTGCTAGAGCTTCCTGTTGATACATCACTTGGAGATATTGTTAACAAATCACTTAGTCATATTTTAGAAATTCGAACAAATGAACTTCATCACGCTATGGATGCTCACCAACAATTCACAAATCAAATTATGAATGGACAGGATATTCATAAAATTTTAGATAACTTATCCAGCCTTATCGATTCACCTGTATTTTTAGTAAATGATCATTTACTTCCACTTACAAAACTAAATTGGCAAACAGATATTTATTTGTATTTAGATACAATCGCAAATGAATATCTGTTTCACCTTTCAAAAGCATCATATACAGCTTTTTCACTACTAAATAACAACAAAGACACAGTTACGATTTTTCCGGTTTACACGCATAGGCAGTCCAACTATCTTTGTGTTTTAGGTAACATCCCACCCACAGATCGTTCCACTATCTTAACGATTGAACAAGCAACAAACGTTATTTCATTTGAATTAATGAAAGAGCATGCTTTAAAGCAAATGACAAGGCGCCTACAAAATGAATTTTTCTCCAATTTCATTAATGATGCATTTTCAACACAAGAAGAGATCATTAGTCGTGGAAAGGAATTCGGACTAATAGAGGATCAACGATATTTATGTGCTGTCGGACAAATAGATGATGATGACAAAGACAAATCTTATCTGCAGTTTCAGTCTGAAAAGGAATTAATTTACGATACCATTGAGTATGAGCTACAAAACTTTGAGGAAAAAATCCATCTCTTTTCTAACGAACAGTTTTACATTTTTTTGTTAGAATTAAATGGTGCAAGAAAGGAATATGAAGATTACTTTGTTCAGTTATTAGAAAAACTACAAATGAGAATAGGGATTCATTTTAAAGAAAATCTTTCATTTGGAATAAGCATGTATGCTGAAGAACTTACACATGTTACCGTGTCATACAAAGAAGCAACAGAGGCTCTATATTTCGGAAGGATGTCAGGTAAAAAGCAATTTATTGAGATTTATCAACCAAAGGAAGTACCAGAAATTTTACGAATGGTTCCTTATGATCACTTAAAAAAGTTTTATGACGATACATTCCAAGCTTTTGCCAACGAGTCTAAAAAAGATCATCAAGTACTACTCCATACTTTATCCGTTTATTTAGAAACACATTGCCAGTTATCAGAAACTGCAAAGAAACTATACGTTCATCGAAATACTGTTATTTATCGATTGGAAAAATGCGAGGAAATGATCGGAAGAAGCTTAAAAGAACCCGATGAAACGTTACGTCTCCGCCTTGCTTTTAGAATCAAAGCACTAATTTACGGTGCAACTAAGAATTAA
- the allC gene encoding allantoate deiminase yields the protein MGEKESSALFIEIEQMVEWLAQFGRSQSGGVTRLLYTDSWQEAQYALKKKMEQLGLITNFDDVGNLFGRLKGTQEDAATILTGSHIDTVRDGGKYDGAYGIIAAVIAVQLLQEQYGTPKKNIEVVSLCEEEGSRFPMTYWGSGNITGVKSFDDIRDIKDSEEIQFEEAMNKAGFGQGNYLRPNRKDLECFLELHIEQGIVLEKEEMAIGLVSHIVGQRRYNVTVFGESNHAGTTPMMWRKDAMYAAAELIQALIGRGKETTPDLVVTVGQISIKPNIANVIPREVTFSVDIRHSEECVLDQFCDEVFRELELIANKHQTKLTIHNWMNEKPVKMSEKLNNLSEKILEEEQIPYKWMTSGAGHDSQIFGSFCPTSLLFVPSQNGISHSPLEFTKTKDLEIGIKVLMKVLYELAY from the coding sequence ATGGGAGAGAAAGAATCATCTGCCTTATTCATAGAGATTGAACAGATGGTTGAGTGGCTGGCTCAATTCGGAAGAAGTCAGAGTGGTGGTGTGACAAGATTATTATATACAGATTCTTGGCAGGAGGCTCAATATGCACTTAAAAAGAAAATGGAGCAGCTTGGTCTAATAACAAATTTTGACGATGTTGGTAATTTATTTGGAAGATTAAAAGGAACTCAAGAAGATGCTGCGACAATTTTAACAGGATCACATATTGATACGGTAAGAGATGGTGGGAAATATGATGGTGCTTATGGAATCATTGCAGCTGTAATAGCTGTTCAGCTTTTGCAGGAACAGTATGGAACTCCTAAGAAAAATATAGAGGTTGTTTCTTTGTGCGAAGAAGAGGGAAGTCGCTTTCCGATGACTTATTGGGGATCGGGTAATATAACTGGAGTTAAATCTTTTGATGATATAAGGGATATAAAAGATTCAGAAGAAATTCAGTTTGAAGAGGCGATGAATAAGGCCGGCTTTGGACAAGGTAACTATTTGAGGCCGAATCGTAAAGATCTTGAATGTTTTTTAGAACTTCATATCGAACAAGGGATTGTTTTGGAGAAGGAAGAGATGGCGATTGGTCTAGTAAGTCATATTGTTGGCCAACGAAGATACAATGTTACTGTTTTTGGAGAAAGTAATCACGCTGGAACGACTCCGATGATGTGGCGTAAAGATGCAATGTATGCAGCAGCTGAACTTATTCAAGCGCTTATAGGTCGTGGGAAAGAAACTACGCCTGACTTAGTAGTGACGGTTGGGCAAATAAGTATAAAACCAAACATAGCAAATGTTATACCGAGGGAAGTCACATTTAGTGTTGACATTCGGCATAGTGAAGAGTGTGTGTTAGATCAGTTTTGTGATGAAGTCTTTCGAGAGCTTGAGCTAATTGCGAACAAACATCAAACAAAGCTTACTATTCATAATTGGATGAATGAAAAGCCGGTCAAGATGAGTGAAAAACTAAATAATTTATCTGAGAAGATTTTAGAAGAAGAACAAATTCCTTATAAGTGGATGACAAGTGGTGCCGGTCATGATTCTCAAATTTTCGGTTCATTTTGTCCGACTTCATTATTATTTGTTCCTAGTCAAAATGGAATCAGCCATTCTCCGTTGGAATTTACGAAAACTAAGGATTTGGAAATAGGTATAAAAGTATTAATGAAAGTTTTATATGAACTAGCGTATTAA